One genomic segment of Mustelus asterias unplaced genomic scaffold, sMusAst1.hap1.1 HAP1_SCAFFOLD_696, whole genome shotgun sequence includes these proteins:
- the LOC144487283 gene encoding uncharacterized protein LOC144487283, with protein sequence MEKPWKCGDCGKGCKTPSELQTHRRIHTGEKPYTCSVCGKRFTRLYHLQRHRLVHTGERAFICFECGNGFAHLPDLQRHQRVHTGERPFICLVCGKGFMQLSNLSKHKVTHSNEKPFKCSDCGSGFKSSRELMVHQRIHTGERPFSCSHCTKTFRTLSHLREHRRIHTRERPFTCSVCGKAFTHSSSLLSHNLTHTLERPFKCSGCGTESTGKADTTSW encoded by the coding sequence atggagaaaccgtggaaatgtggggactgtgggaagggttgcaaaaccccctctgagctgcaaacccatcgacgtattcacactggagagaagccgtacacctgttctgtgtgtgggaagagattcactcggttatatcatctgcagcgacatcggctggttcacactggagaaagagcgttcatctgctttgagtgtgggaacggattcgctcatttacccgatctgcagagacaccagcgcgttcacactggagagagaccattcatctgcttggtgtgtgggaaaggatttatgcagttatccaatctgtcaaaacacaaagtcactcacagcaatgagaaaccctttaaatgctctgactgtggaagtggtttcaaaagctctcgggaactgatggtccaccagcggattcacactggggagagaccgttcagctgctctcactgcacaaagacatttagaaCGTTATCTCACCTGCGGGAGCACCGgcgaattcacaccagggagagaccgttcacctgctctgtgtgtgggaaggcattcactcattcatccagcctgctgagtcacaatctcactcataccctggagagaccctttaaatgctctggctGTGGAA